From one Solanum lycopersicum chromosome 12, SLM_r2.1 genomic stretch:
- the LOC138340711 gene encoding uncharacterized protein, translating to MSVNAYEAKFRALSRYATQLCFSPQERIRRFVKGLRLELRISALQIAATAKSFQEVVDFVIEVEGVKPDDFTTTSTSKRLRKGGEFNGAYTRGQGSGSYSVRPIQSSLQTVVGGPPQTGQHFSERPMLDSRECYGCGETGHIRRNCPKQSYRPPIARGRGSHGRGRYSGGRGGRGNGGHQNGRGNGKTGATTSQHGRGNGQTNDRAHCYAFPGRSEAEASDAVITANVPSSSTQQ from the exons atgtcggttaatgcttatgaggctaagttccgtgcactatccagatatgccactcaactctgtttcagtcctcaagagcgaattcgccggtttgtgaaggggttgaggttagaattgcggatttcggccttacagatagcggcaacggcaaaatccttccaagaagtggtagactttgtgatagaagtggaaggagtgaagccagacgacttcaccacaacatcgacatcaaaaaggcttcgaaagggaggtgagtttaatggtgcttacactagaggacagggttcgggaagttactcagtccgaccaattcagtcttcactacagactgtagttgggggaccacctcagaccggtcaacacttctccgagagacctatgcttgactccagagagtgttacggatgtggggagactggacatattaggagaaattgtccaaaacagagttacagacccccaatagctagaggtagaggtagtcatggtagaggccgttattctggaggacgtggtggtcgaggtaatgggggtcaccaaaacggcagaggtaatgggaaaactggggccactacatcacaacatggtaggggcaacggacagacgaacgatagggcccattgttacgctttccctgggcggtctgaagcggaggcatctgatgctgtcatcacag caaacgtgccgtcatcttcgactcaacagtaa
- the LOC138340312 gene encoding uncharacterized protein: protein MVEDVHKVGKEVIGEAIEVEEMVTELNSVAFFGHVVAKEGIIVDPQKIEAVKNCVQPSSVTEMQDKNVIAYVVHRLKVCETHYPTHDLELAAVVIAFRIWWHYLYGVKCEVFTKNDMNLRQQIWMEATFLDEIKAKQFADENLEELRKNTVICKVEKITLDENGVLNFKGRICVPKVDDLIEKLLAKSHVSQYSIHLGVTKLFRDLKQICW from the exons ATGGTAGAGGACGTCCACAAGGTGGGTAAGGAGGTAATCGGTGAGGCAATAGAGGTAGAGGAAATGGTAACAGAG TTGAATTCTGTTGCATTTTTTGGGCATGTAGTTGCAAAAGAAGGGATAATCGTAGATCCTCAAAAGATTGAGGCGGTTAAGAATTGTGTTCAGCCTAGTTCTGTTACGGAA ATGCAGGACAAGAATGTTATAGCTTATGTTGTACATCGATTAAAGGTGTGTGAAACGCATTATCCAacacatgatttggagttggcagctgtAGTGATTGCTTTTAGGATTTGGTGGCATTACCTCTATGGTGTTAAGTGTGAGGTGTTTACTAAAAATGATATGAATTTGAGACAACAAATATGGATGGAG GCCACGTTCCTTGATGAGATCAAGGCCAAACAATTTGCAGATGAAAATTTGGAAGAGCTTAGAAAGAATACTGTAATTTGCAAGgtagaaaagataactcttgaTGAGAATGGTGTGCTCAATTTTAAAGGGAGAATATGTGTTCCTAAAGTAGACGACTTAATTGAGAAATTGTTGGCAAAGTCTCATGTTTCTCAATATTCTATTCATTTGGGCGTGACCAAGCTGTTTCGAGATCTGAAGCAAATTTGTTGGTGA